A single genomic interval of Mucilaginibacter boryungensis harbors:
- a CDS encoding glycoside hydrolase, which translates to MTISIKKIISAIWLLMLCCAFAKGQDSAISVKINLSKSYQHINNFGASDAWLCQFIGNWPDEKKNKIADLLFSADMLANGSPKGIALSLWRFNIGAGSAQQDQQSGIKDEWRRAESFLNTDGSYNWQKQAGQIWFLKAAKARGVNQFLGFANSPPTQFTINGKAFANAGKTNLSTDKYKAFAEYLSSIVKGIAQASKVKLNYISPVNEPQWDWSDGGQEGCPYNNIEIAGLVRAIDKAFIKNKTGAKVLIAEAGNINYLLASGDKPGKGNQLNDFFHPASVNYIGNLPSVNKAIAGHSYFTTSPKALAIKKRLALADSIAARNIDFWQSEYCILGDNAGEIDGRKRDLGIDAALYLASVIHTDLTVANASAWHWWTAISAYNYKDGLIYVDKNKTDGNYYDSKMLWVLGNYSRFIRPGAVRVDATVKGNMALKEPLLVSAFKNGKNITVVIVNQNMNNALVNLNINDNIGLLKSYTTSQTKNLEANNIAYGKNKDTMLILARSVTTLTGVTK; encoded by the coding sequence ATGACTATTTCTATAAAAAAAATTATTTCGGCTATTTGGCTGCTGATGTTGTGTTGCGCCTTTGCAAAAGGACAGGACAGTGCGATTTCGGTAAAGATCAACCTGTCGAAGAGCTATCAGCACATCAATAACTTTGGCGCGTCCGATGCCTGGTTGTGCCAGTTCATCGGTAATTGGCCCGATGAGAAGAAAAATAAAATTGCCGATCTGCTTTTCAGCGCTGATATGCTCGCTAATGGATCGCCCAAAGGTATTGCTTTATCATTATGGCGGTTTAATATAGGCGCGGGCAGTGCACAGCAGGACCAGCAAAGCGGTATTAAGGACGAATGGCGCCGGGCAGAATCATTTTTAAATACCGACGGTAGTTATAACTGGCAAAAGCAAGCTGGGCAAATATGGTTTTTAAAAGCCGCCAAAGCGCGCGGCGTCAATCAGTTTTTGGGTTTTGCCAATAGCCCGCCAACGCAGTTTACCATTAACGGTAAAGCCTTTGCCAATGCCGGAAAAACAAACCTATCTACGGATAAGTACAAAGCTTTCGCCGAATATCTCTCAAGCATTGTAAAAGGCATTGCACAGGCAAGCAAGGTTAAGTTAAATTACATTAGTCCGGTAAACGAACCACAATGGGATTGGAGTGATGGCGGACAAGAAGGCTGCCCTTATAACAATATAGAAATAGCAGGCTTGGTGAGGGCGATTGACAAGGCTTTTATAAAAAATAAAACAGGGGCAAAAGTGCTTATAGCAGAGGCGGGAAATATTAATTATTTGCTTGCCAGTGGCGATAAACCCGGGAAAGGTAACCAGTTAAATGATTTTTTCCATCCCGCATCGGTCAATTATATAGGCAATTTGCCAAGTGTGAATAAAGCCATTGCAGGGCATAGTTACTTCACTACTTCGCCTAAAGCCCTGGCAATAAAAAAACGCCTGGCCCTGGCCGATAGCATTGCTGCTCGCAATATAGATTTCTGGCAATCTGAATATTGTATTTTAGGCGATAATGCCGGCGAGATTGATGGCAGGAAACGCGACCTGGGTATTGATGCAGCCTTGTACCTTGCAAGCGTAATCCATACTGATCTGACGGTGGCTAATGCATCGGCCTGGCACTGGTGGACTGCCATCTCGGCCTACAATTATAAAGATGGGCTTATATATGTAGATAAGAACAAAACAGACGGGAATTATTACGATAGCAAAATGCTTTGGGTCCTGGGCAATTATAGCAGGTTTATAAGGCCAGGCGCTGTAAGGGTTGATGCTACAGTAAAGGGAAACATGGCCTTAAAGGAACCACTGTTAGTTTCGGCATTTAAAAATGGCAAAAATATCACAGTGGTTATCGTTAATCAAAACATGAATAATGCACTGGTTAACTTAAACATTAATGATAATATTGGGCTGTTAAAAAGCTATACAACATCGCAAACCAAAAACCTGGAAGCAAATAATATTGCTTACGGAAAAAATAAAGATACAATGTTAATACTGGCCCGCTCTGTAACTACTTTAACAGGGGTTACTAAATAA